A genomic region of Colletotrichum destructivum chromosome 5, complete sequence contains the following coding sequences:
- a CDS encoding Putative SH3-like domain superfamily protein, producing the protein MAVDVEELIITPFREVVERGKEAVSNAEEAQTDDPEQAKQMMKSAVAITKEGERALKRLQPLWDSQVEKHGDTFRDIIADNDDIAEKRRVLEELLYDFEDFLDLESFDSSKFAEVQAAARSFALDVLDSIKRMKIETKTPTTPVSAFPPLPPLPPLPPLPAQPPKLASQPGQAPPSRSGSQASANFSLFPIVSRQQPKRTATRSSHGSADGATPRRNSSVARSAASDTRSSHVYSSGNQDTTRTNVSAAFDCREEYRSSSPDVLGEELNQLKIITSQEPPPHPWTSNWIEEQTSAPRPRRHVRGSIPEDSAVTNHALSDSATAARFNKYGLDNSITPQSSVFDPTSPSSTTNRTSVYSDSPTQSSTGPSPKLPVSEMRLSSLAAIHFGPTVSMSLQPPGHFSDGLMLADEQAVSETSTQRHRSISTLAKEEDCSIGPKSSFHQLKGFCEGAQSFRRGGYWNGLKQAMAYGEPLAIGRCLNCEYYHIYKELTLDSVARANFLKFGLLYRMRFLIKSHIPARTTSEIRYACLFCIRAGHTVHEGDATVFQSADQLLKHLARHPQPLPAVPGVTVLYGQVDKDHHQIEDYDIHFPSPPAPSPFPEIDTFAQFPVATALKSHVQRWGETLARPDDSTDVLKFFVGAKIVGVEFPEKWGGKWCIGWHDGVRGAFPAKYVEIEGPRQNEISFQATSAVSLTTRWKWDPPDSSRIGWLTFNKGETIKNVGWLYQDHWCWSGTNSKGKFGIFPQSHVNPNSLKEGAISSATKRPQTSGPMRLFSRRRPSSTASSMSGDT; encoded by the exons ATGGCTGTCGACGTCGAAGAGCTTATCATAACGCCGTTTCGTGAGGTggtggagagggggaaggaagCCGTGTCGAACGCCGAAGAAGCGCAGACCGACGACCCGGAGCAGGCCAAGCAGATGATGAAGTCCGCAGTGGCTAtcaccaaggagggcgagcgcGCGCTGAAACGGCTGCAACCGCTCTGGGACAGCCAGGTTGAGAAGCACGGTGACACATTCAGGGACATCATTGCGGACAACG ACGACATTGCGGAGAAACGGCGAGTTCTTGAAGAGCTCTTGTACGACTTTGAGGATTTCTTGGACCTGGAAAGTTTCGACTCATCGAAGTTCGCCGAGGTCCAGGCCGCAGCCAGATCGTTCGCTCTAGACGTGTTGGACTCGATCAAAAGGATGAAGATTGAAACCAAAACTCCCACAACTCCGGTCTCGGCGTTTCCACCGTTGCCTCCATTGCCTCCTTTGCCGCCGTTACCGGCACAGCCTCCGAAACTCGCCTCCCAGCCCGGAcaggcgccgccgtcgcgaaGCGGCAGCCAGGCCAGCGCCAATTTCTCATTGTTTCCCATCGTTTCCCGACAGCAGCCGAAACGGACTGCGACCAGAAGCTCACACGGGTCAGCAGATGGAGCGACGCCACGCCGGAACTCGTCCGTCGCCAGGTCCGCTGCCTCTGACACTAGATCTTCGCACGTGTACTCATCCGGCAATCAAGATACGACAAGAACGAATGTCTCGGCAGCCTTCGATTGCAGGGAAGAGTATCGATCATCGTCCCCCGATGTTCTCGGGGAAGAACTGAACCAACTCAAGATCATAACATCACAGGAACCACCGCCACACCCATGGACATCCAACTGGATCGAGGAACAAACTTCAGCCCCGAGGCCCCGTCGCCATGTACGAGGAAGTATACCAGAGGACTCGGCCGTGACAAATCATGCACTGAGCGATAGCGCGACTGCTGCTCGTTTCAACAAATACGGCCTCGACAACAGCATCACTCCGCAAAGCTCCGTCTTCGATCCCACCAGTCCCTCATCCACTACAAATCGAACATCGGTGTACTCAGATTCACCAACACAATCGTCCACCGGACCGTCGCCCAAACTACCTGTGAGCGAGATGCGATTATCCTCGCTAGCGGCGATTCACTTCGGGCCGACCGTTTCCATGAGCCTCCAACCCCCGGGCCACTTCAGTGACGGTCTGATGCTGGCTGACGAGCAGGCGGTTTCGGAAACCAGCACCCAGCGCCACAGGTCCATCTCAACTCTCgcaaaggaggaggattGTTCGATCGGGCCGAAGAGCTCCTTtcaccagctcaagggaTTCTGCGAGGGCGCACAGTCGTTCCGCCGGGGTGGATACTGGAATGGCCTCAAGCAGGCCATGGCATAT GGAGAACCTCTCGCGATTGGGCGGTGCCTGAACTGCGAGTATTATCACATTTACAAGGAACTCACTCTGGACAGTGTTG CGCGTGCAAACTTCCTCAAGTTCGGTTTGCTGTACCGTATGCGGTTCTTGATCAAGTCCCACATCCCCGCTAGGACAACGTCGGAAATCCGTTACGCATGTCTCTTTTGTATTCGTGCCGGCCATACGGTCCACGAGGGCGATGCGACCGTCTTCCAGAGTGCCGACCAGCTTCTCAAGCACCTGGCACGTCACCCTCAGCCTCTTCCCGCCGTGCCCGGCGTGACGGTGCTGTATGGCCAGGTCGACAAGGACCACCATCAGATCGAGGACTACGATATCCACTTTCCGTCTCCGCCGGCACCGAGCCCATTCCCCGAAATCGACACTTTCGCCCAATTCCCCGTCGCCACGGCCTTGAAAAGCCACGTCCAGCGATGGGGCGAGACCCTGGCCCGCCCGGACGACAGCACGGACGTGTTGAAGTTCTTCGTCGGGGCCAAgatcgtcggcgtcgagttCCCGGAGAAATGGGGCGGCAAGTGGTGCATCGGCTGGCATGACGGCGTGCGAGGCGCCTTCCCGGCGAAATAcgtcgagatcgagggcCCGAGACAGAACGAGATCTCGTTCCAGGCCACCAGTGCGgtctcgttgacgacgaggtggaaATGGGACCCCCCGGACAGTTCCAGGATAGGGTGGCTCACTTTCAATAAGGGAGAGACGATCAAGAATGTCGGCT GGCTGTATCAAGACCATTGGTGCTGGTCAGGGACCAATAGTAAGGGGAAGTTCGGCATCTTTCCGCAGTCTCACGTCAACCCCAATTCTCTAAAGGAGGGCGCCATATCATCGGCCACGAAGCGGCCACAAACCAGTGGCCCAATGAGACTATTTAGTAGGAGAAGACCGAGTAGTACAGCATCTTCTATGAGCGGGGATACGTAA
- a CDS encoding Putative major facilitator superfamily, MFS transporter superfamily: MNNNKHTQEPMDSSRRTSSDQRDEDIEEYADIVPARSKSHNREIPGDSMLSKLPSGVLNFQDDPVSRHQSHAEIPYEAYNRFSKHRKHVIVAVISWCGLLSPISSTAVLSALPEVAAEYKTTGDIISLSNALYLVFMAISPCFWGPLSQVYGRKWTCTVTASLFLGCSIGTALSPNIAAFFVFRMLTAFAGTSFLVTGPAVIGDLYHPTGRATAMGWFLSGTLIGPTVGPVLGGIIVTYTSWRAIFWLQTALAGVGVGGALFFMPETLQELKSAELKGLPMSKKIGVLWGMTNPIRVIRLFRFPNLVLVAIASGSLVWNMYGMLTPIRYVLNPRFSLTSPAQSGLFYLAPGCGYLAGTLVGGRYADYTVRRWIAERHGRRISEDRLRSCIPFLGAALPCCMLIYGWTVQQRAGGVAVPVVFMFLGGVSQLFCFPSLNTYCLDVIQGRSAEVIAGNFMVRYLFGAAGSAVVLPAIKKIGVGWFSTISAAFLVIGSLSVLAVALWGRSWRTRIDERTRSSK; the protein is encoded by the exons atgaacaacaacaaacacaCGCAAGAGCCTATGGACTCTTCCCGGAGGACTTCGTCAGATCAGCGAGATGAGGATATCGAGGAGTATGCGGATATTGTTCCTGCGAGATCAAAAAGCCATAACAGAG AGATCCCGGGCGATTCAATGCTATCAAAGCTGCCCTCAGGGGTTCTAAACTTCCAAGACGACCCAGTCTCGCGTCACCAATCTCATGCCGAGATTCCTTACGAAGCCTACAACCGCTTCTCAAAACACCGCAAGCACGTCATCGTTGCCGTGATATCGTGGTGCGGCTTGCTGTCGCCTATTTCCAGCACGGCGGTGCTTTCGGCTTTGCCTGAAGTCGCCGCAGAGTACAAAACGACCGGAGACATCATTAGTCTCAGCAATGCGTTGTATCTCGTCTTCATGGCTATCAGTCCATGTTTTTGGGGTCCTTTGAGCCAGGTGTACGGGCGGAAATGG ACCTGCACAGTCACGGCATCGTTATTCTTGGGATGTTCCATCGGCACTGCTCTGAGCCCAAACAttgccgccttcttcgtcttccgaATGCTCACCGCATTCGCCGGAACCTCATTCCTCGTCACGGGACCCGCTGTCATCGGCGACCTGTATCATCCGACGGGGCGCGCCACCGCCATGGGATGGTTCCTGTCCGGCACTCTGATCGGACCGACCGTCGGACCGGTCCTTGGCGGCATCATTGTGACTTATACATCGTGGCGCGCCATCTTTTGGCTCCAGACTGCCCTCGCCGGTGTAGgtgtcggcggcgccttgTTCTTCATGCCGGAGACATTGCAGGAACTCAAGAGCGCAGAGCTCAAAGGTCTACCAATGTCCAAAAAGATCGGCGTTCTTTGGGGGATGACCAATCCTATCAGAGTCATCCGCCTCTTCCGCTTCCCGAACCTCGTTCTCGTAGCGATCGCCAGCGGCTCGCTCGTGTGGAACATGTACGGCATGCTGACCCCCATTCGATATGTCCTCAACCCACGCTTCTCTctcacctcgcccgcccaATCCGGCCTCTTCTACCTCGCCCCGGGATGCGGCTACCTTGCCGGTACGCTTGTCGGCGGACGGTATGCGGATTACACGGTCCGACGCTGGATAGCGGAGCGGCACGGACGACGGATATCCGAAGACCGGCTTCGCTCCTGCATACCTTTCCTCGGCGCGGCCCTACCGTGCTGCATGCTCATCTACGGCTGGACCGTCCAACAGCGCGCCGGAGGTGTCGCCGTGCCCGTCGTCTTCATGTTTCTCGGAGGGGTGTCGCAGCTCTTCTGCTTTCCGAGCCTCAACACCTACTGCCTGGACGTGATCCAAGGTCGGAGTGCGGAGGTGATAGCGGGCAACTTCATGGTAAGGTATCTTTTTGGTGCTGCCGGATCGGCTGTGGTGCTTCCAGCCATCAAGAAAATCGGCGTCGGTTGGTTCAGCACCATTTCAGCGGCTTTTCTAGTCATCGGATCGCTGAGCGTCTTGGCCGTGGCGCTATGGGGTAGAAGTTGGCGTACTCGGATTGATGAAAGGACAAGATCGTCGAAATAG
- a CDS encoding Putative NodB domain, glycoside hydrolase/deacetylase, beta/alpha-barrel: MHFAAVVTSLLVVGAVAGPFRRQSTSIKFSNNTSLTLPTRIPYGTVIDSCTVEDTFALTFDDGPFTFTNHVLDLLAEAQVRATFFVTGSLLSDIREQKAVIQRMLDEGHQVGHHTWSHADLATTSDKDVVTQMTKLEDAFFDIIGKCPTYMRPPYFSWSSATLSIMKDLKYHVIRADIDTFDWKYSSYGNLTGLTLFENGIDAGGTLTLCHDVQNNTANVLLPELLRVMKEKNLNGVPVGECLGDPEANWYRTERIVPVQMNGVQGLAPIPHGTGSI, from the exons ATGCATTTCGCCGCTGTCGTTACATCGCTCCTTGTAGTGGGTGCAGTTGCTGGCCCATTCCGCCGTCAGTCCACGAGTATCAAATTTAGCAATAACACGTCCCTCACTTTGCCAACTCGAATTCCTTATGGTACAGTCATCGACAGCTGTACCGTCGAAGACACCTTTGCCCTTACTTTTGATGATGGCCCGTTCACGTTCACCAACCAcgttctcgacctcctcgccgaggctcAGGTCAGAGCTACCTTTTTCGTTACCGGCAGCCTTTTAAGCGACATCAGGGAACAGAAGGCTGTCATCCAGCGcatgctcgacgagggccacCAAGTCGGCCACCACACCTGGAGTCATGCCGACCTCGCTACAACCAGCGACAAAGACGTGGTTACGCAGATGACCAAGCTGGAGGACGCCTTCTTTGACATCATTGGGAAATGTCCCACATACATGCGTCCTCCCTACTTCAGCTGGAGCAGCGCCACTCTGTCTATAATGAAGGATCTCAAATACCACGTTATCCGTGCCGATATCGATACGTTCGACTGGAAATATAGTTCGTACGGGAACCTCACCGGTCTCACACTTTTCGAGAATGGCATCGACGCTGGGGGCACCCTCACTTTGTGCCACGAT GTCCAAAATAACACCGCCAATGTTCTGCTTCCTGAGCTCCTGCGCGTCATGAAGGAAAAGAACCTAAATGGAGTCCCCGTTGGCGAATGCCTGGGCGATCCCGAGGCCAACTGGTACAGGACCGAGCGCATTGTCCCAGTTCAAATGAACGGCGTTCAAGGTCTAGCACCAATACCTCATGGGACGGGTTCGATATAA